In Candidatus Desulfofervidus auxilii, one genomic interval encodes:
- a CDS encoding DUF6955 family protein: MAHFIVILLDDKRLNAIKGTEVEEKIVNLFGGTLKAINVEIPEEVEKKIMEAFTAARIDSRGAITDVPVAFNRVLFEEIAKHKSMGKEALDAVISRTDEIKEAAAKESEALPVPDIDISDIEELQKSPYQKP, translated from the coding sequence ATGGCTCATTTTATAGTTATTCTTTTGGATGATAAAAGGCTAAATGCAATAAAGGGGACGGAGGTTGAAGAAAAAATTGTGAATTTATTTGGAGGTACTTTAAAGGCTATTAATGTAGAAATTCCTGAAGAAGTTGAGAAAAAAATAATGGAAGCATTTACTGCGGCCAGAATTGATTCTAGAGGAGCAATTACAGACGTACCTGTAGCCTTCAATAGAGTGCTTTTTGAAGAAATTGCAAAACACAAGTCTATGGGTAAGGAGGCTTTAGATGCAGTTATATCCCGAACTGATGAAATAAAAGAGGCAGCAGCAAAGGAATCTGAGGCTCTACCTGTTCCTGATATAGATATTTCTGATATAGAAGAGCTTCAAAAAAGTCCATACCAAAAACCTTAA
- a CDS encoding Hsp20/alpha crystallin family protein has translation MFEILPWGARRELETLRREMDRLWEGFFGERRGLEPEVWAPALDLSETKDKLIVKAELPGVDPKDVDVSLTGNVLTIKGEKKEEKEEKEENYHTIERRYGSFMRSIRLPVEVEEDKIEASYKKGVLKIVLPKSEKAKPKGIKIKVE, from the coding sequence ATGTTTGAAATTTTACCCTGGGGTGCAAGAAGAGAATTAGAGACCCTGAGAAGGGAAATGGACAGGTTGTGGGAAGGATTTTTTGGTGAAAGAAGAGGTTTAGAACCCGAGGTATGGGCACCAGCTTTGGATCTCAGCGAGACCAAGGATAAGTTGATTGTAAAGGCTGAATTGCCTGGTGTTGACCCTAAAGATGTGGATGTATCCTTAACTGGAAATGTGTTAACTATTAAGGGAGAAAAGAAAGAAGAAAAAGAAGAGAAAGAAGAGAACTATCATACAATAGAACGTAGATATGGCAGTTTTATGCGGAGTATTAGGCTCCCTGTGGAAGTAGAAGAGGATAAAATTGAGGCTTCTTATAAAAAGGGTGTCCTAAAAATAGTATTACCCAAATCTGAAAAGGCTAAGCCAAAGGGCATTAAGATTAAAGTAGAATAA
- the thiL gene encoding thiamine-phosphate kinase produces the protein MEEKDIIQLFKTVAQNLPFYPFIKKGIEDDAAVLKFGDVYLLWTTDLFIENTHFRWEWMSPFALAYKALAVNISDIAAMGGKPLCFTISIGFPKEFSKNKLQEFLQSLKKTAQEYKLALIGGDTVESEKTVINISLLGTAPKGQIIFRSKAKVGDIICVSNYLGNAAAGLALLERGYNVEDTIFSSLINAQLFPKPEVSLGQYLAQTGLVHAMIDVSDGIASDLTWICLESGVGAEIYQEKLPISPACKEAAKRFKINLLQWVLSGGEDYCLLFTVPASEVEGLKKDIQKKLKKDIFIIGEITKGNKVYLISNGQKEDISQKGFSHFKDKRVWKN, from the coding sequence ATGGAAGAAAAAGATATTATTCAACTTTTCAAAACAGTAGCACAAAACTTGCCTTTTTATCCATTTATAAAAAAGGGCATAGAGGATGATGCAGCGGTATTAAAATTTGGAGATGTTTATTTACTTTGGACTACTGATTTATTTATAGAAAACACACATTTTCGTTGGGAATGGATGTCACCTTTTGCTCTTGCTTATAAGGCCCTAGCAGTAAATATAAGTGATATTGCTGCTATGGGAGGCAAGCCATTGTGTTTTACTATTTCTATTGGTTTTCCTAAAGAATTTTCTAAAAACAAACTACAGGAATTCTTACAAAGTTTAAAAAAAACTGCCCAAGAATATAAGCTAGCTTTAATTGGAGGAGATACCGTAGAATCAGAAAAGACTGTTATAAACATTTCTCTCTTAGGAACAGCTCCCAAAGGACAAATAATCTTTCGGTCCAAAGCTAAGGTAGGAGACATAATCTGTGTAAGTAATTATCTAGGCAATGCAGCTGCAGGGCTTGCTTTATTAGAAAGAGGTTATAATGTTGAAGACACTATTTTTTCCTCTCTTATTAATGCCCAACTTTTTCCCAAACCTGAGGTTTCTTTGGGTCAATATCTAGCCCAGACAGGTCTTGTCCATGCCATGATAGATGTATCTGACGGCATTGCTTCTGACTTAACCTGGATTTGTCTGGAAAGTGGAGTGGGGGCAGAAATTTATCAAGAAAAATTACCTATATCGCCTGCTTGTAAGGAAGCAGCTAAAAGGTTCAAGATAAACCTCCTTCAGTGGGTGTTAAGTGGAGGAGAAGATTATTGCCTTTTGTTTACTGTTCCTGCATCAGAAGTAGAAGGATTAAAAAAAGATATTCAAAAAAAATTAAAAAAAGATATTTTTATTATTGGTGAAATAACTAAAGGGAACAAAGTTTATTTAATTTCTAATGGACAAAAAGAAGACATCAGCCAGAAAGGATTTAGCCATTTTAAGGATAAGAGGGTATGGAAAAACTAA
- the lon gene encoding endopeptidase La has protein sequence MPEEKALFPTGEVKIPQELPILPSQDLVLFPKMVLPLVVAEPKLIQLIDDALSGDKIIGLVVTKKGEEAKTPPENLYQVGCAAQILKMAKVPDVGVRLLVQGLARIGIMNYLQTEPYLKATVVPHYDEIEKDVEIDALVTNIRGLFRKVVELSPYLPSELGVMAMNVDEAGVLADMVTSTLNISKEDKQKILETFDIKERLREVVKFLNREIEVLELANKIQTQVKSDLDKAQREYFLRQQLKAIQKELGEKDEHEIEIEELKARIKEKGLPEAAAKEAEKELNRLARMNPASPEYVVARTYLDWVLELPWNESTQDNLDINSARGILDKDHYDLDKVKKRILEYLAVRKLKPDAKGSILCFVGPPGTGKTSLGRSIATALGRKFVRISLGGIRDEAEIRGHRRTYVGALPGKIIQGMKKAGSNNPVFMLDEIDKIGADFRGDPAAALLEVLDPEQNYAFVDHYLGVEFDLSKVMFITTANILDTIPPPLRDRMEILELPGYTVQEKVKIAEKYLIPRQLDAHGLNENYIKFEKEAIKKIILDYTREAGLRNLEREIASICRQVAVKIAEGKEELTVITAENLADFLGPPRFYREVAERVTEPGVATGLAWTPTGGEIIFVEATKMAGKKSLVLTGHLGEIMKESAETALSYIRSKAQQFGISEDFYEHNDIHIHIPAGAIPKDGPSAGVAICTALVSLFKNKPVRSDLAMTGEITLRGLVLPVGGIKEKVLAAHLAGIKYVALPKKNENDLTEVPKEVKEDIKFLFIEKIEEVINFALKEDVPSDKS, from the coding sequence ATGCCAGAAGAAAAGGCCCTTTTCCCAACAGGAGAGGTAAAAATACCTCAAGAATTACCCATTCTTCCTTCTCAAGACTTGGTGTTATTTCCCAAAATGGTGTTACCACTTGTAGTAGCAGAACCCAAGCTAATCCAATTAATAGATGATGCCTTAAGTGGTGATAAGATTATTGGCCTGGTTGTTACCAAAAAAGGAGAAGAAGCCAAAACGCCACCTGAGAATTTATATCAAGTGGGCTGTGCAGCCCAGATATTAAAAATGGCCAAAGTTCCAGATGTGGGTGTGCGATTACTGGTGCAGGGTTTAGCCCGAATTGGCATCATGAATTATCTTCAAACAGAACCTTATCTTAAGGCCACGGTTGTTCCTCACTATGATGAGATAGAAAAAGATGTGGAGATTGATGCCCTGGTTACTAATATAAGAGGGCTTTTTCGAAAAGTAGTAGAGCTTTCACCTTATTTACCTTCAGAATTGGGCGTCATGGCTATGAATGTGGATGAGGCTGGTGTCTTGGCAGATATGGTAACTTCTACCTTAAATATTTCTAAAGAAGATAAACAAAAAATACTTGAAACCTTTGATATAAAAGAGCGGTTAAGGGAGGTAGTTAAGTTTCTTAATAGAGAAATAGAAGTTTTAGAGTTGGCAAATAAGATTCAAACCCAAGTAAAATCAGATTTGGATAAGGCACAGCGAGAATATTTTTTGCGCCAGCAATTAAAGGCTATTCAGAAAGAACTTGGGGAAAAAGACGAGCATGAGATAGAAATAGAAGAGCTAAAGGCCAGGATTAAAGAAAAGGGATTGCCAGAAGCCGCCGCTAAGGAAGCAGAAAAGGAGCTAAATCGGCTTGCACGTATGAATCCTGCCTCACCTGAATATGTAGTGGCCAGAACATACTTGGACTGGGTATTAGAGTTGCCTTGGAATGAAAGCACTCAGGATAATCTGGATATCAACTCAGCAAGGGGTATTTTGGATAAAGACCATTATGATTTAGATAAGGTAAAAAAACGTATCCTTGAGTATCTGGCCGTGAGGAAACTCAAACCAGATGCCAAAGGTTCTATTCTTTGTTTTGTTGGTCCTCCTGGGACAGGCAAGACTTCATTGGGTAGGTCCATTGCTACGGCCTTAGGTAGGAAGTTTGTGCGTATTTCCCTAGGAGGGATAAGAGATGAGGCAGAAATTCGAGGACATCGTCGGACATATGTGGGGGCATTGCCAGGAAAGATTATTCAAGGAATGAAAAAGGCAGGTTCAAATAATCCTGTGTTTATGCTTGACGAGATAGATAAGATTGGGGCAGACTTTCGGGGTGACCCAGCGGCTGCCCTTTTAGAAGTCCTTGACCCCGAACAAAACTATGCCTTTGTTGACCATTACTTAGGAGTTGAGTTTGACCTTTCTAAGGTAATGTTTATTACCACTGCCAATATTTTAGATACCATTCCTCCGCCTTTGCGTGATCGTATGGAGATTTTAGAATTACCTGGCTATACTGTGCAGGAAAAAGTCAAAATCGCAGAGAAATACCTCATTCCACGGCAGTTAGATGCCCATGGGTTAAATGAAAACTATATTAAATTTGAAAAGGAAGCTATTAAAAAAATTATTCTTGACTATACTAGGGAAGCAGGATTGCGGAATTTGGAAAGAGAGATTGCTAGTATTTGCCGACAGGTGGCAGTGAAGATAGCAGAAGGTAAAGAAGAATTGACTGTTATTACTGCTGAAAATCTAGCTGATTTTCTGGGACCACCACGTTTTTATCGTGAGGTGGCTGAAAGGGTAACAGAGCCTGGTGTAGCTACGGGACTGGCTTGGACACCCACTGGAGGTGAAATCATCTTCGTAGAAGCCACAAAGATGGCAGGGAAAAAATCACTGGTTTTAACAGGTCATTTAGGGGAAATAATGAAAGAATCTGCTGAAACTGCCTTAAGTTATATCCGTTCTAAGGCTCAGCAGTTTGGCATTTCTGAAGACTTTTATGAGCATAATGACATTCACATTCATATTCCTGCTGGAGCCATTCCCAAAGATGGGCCTTCAGCTGGTGTGGCTATTTGCACTGCCTTAGTCTCTCTATTCAAAAACAAGCCAGTGAGAAGCGACCTAGCAATGACTGGTGAGATTACTTTAAGAGGATTAGTACTTCCTGTGGGTGGCATTAAAGAAAAAGTCTTAGCTGCCCATCTAGCAGGAATAAAATATGTAGCGTTACCGAAAAAAAATGAAAATGATTTAACAGAAGTCCCTAAAGAGGTAAAAGAGGATATAAAGTTTTTATTTATAGAGAAAATAGAAGAAGTAATAAACTTTGCCTTAAAAGAAGATGTTCCATCAGATAAAAGTTAA
- a CDS encoding flavodoxin family protein, which yields MVYKLLAIYGSPRVGGNSDLLLDSFVAGVKSPNWEITRLYVRELNILPCIACGECDKKGECPIKDDMQAIYPLLSQTDAMIVATPVYFYNVPAQLKALIDRCQLLWYKNKGKRPVLFKPGYLITIGGRQEKSIFEGIFLTIKSFFLTLGVRLKASWTYAGIDNLGTIKKHPTALREVYQAGKKLCQKS from the coding sequence ATGGTATATAAATTGTTGGCCATATATGGTAGTCCAAGAGTGGGCGGTAACTCAGATTTGCTTTTAGACAGCTTTGTAGCTGGAGTAAAATCACCAAATTGGGAGATAACTCGCCTTTATGTGCGTGAGCTTAATATACTTCCTTGTATAGCTTGTGGAGAGTGTGATAAAAAAGGAGAATGTCCTATAAAAGACGATATGCAAGCAATCTATCCCTTACTTTCACAAACAGATGCAATGATAGTAGCCACCCCTGTATATTTTTATAATGTTCCTGCCCAATTAAAGGCCCTAATTGACCGTTGCCAACTCCTTTGGTATAAAAATAAAGGGAAAAGACCTGTTTTATTCAAACCAGGCTATTTGATTACCATAGGTGGCAGACAAGAGAAAAGTATCTTTGAGGGAATTTTTCTTACCATTAAGTCTTTTTTCTTGACTTTAGGAGTGAGACTTAAGGCTAGTTGGACTTATGCTGGTATTGACAACCTAGGCACTATCAAAAAACATCCTACTGCCTTAAGAGAGGTTTATCAAGCAGGTAAGAAATTATGCCAGAAGTCATAG
- a CDS encoding RrF2 family transcriptional regulator, producing the protein MIYSTTSTYAVMALVALAIRGTGRTMHVRELADATGISCHFLAKIIRTLVRAGILDSIKGKKGGIHFARSPAEVSVAEVVKAIEGKQALHGCLFGLRPCNQQRSCPLYPQWGAIRNQIIDFLESTTILDIASKASLSCGEEAPERNSSKLNKG; encoded by the coding sequence ATGATTTATTCCACCACAAGCACATATGCTGTAATGGCTCTTGTAGCACTGGCAATCCGAGGGACAGGACGGACAATGCACGTGAGGGAATTAGCTGACGCCACTGGCATTTCTTGCCATTTTCTGGCCAAGATTATTCGAACACTGGTAAGGGCAGGTATTCTTGACTCCATAAAAGGGAAAAAAGGAGGTATTCACTTCGCCCGTTCTCCTGCTGAGGTCTCTGTAGCAGAAGTAGTGAAGGCTATTGAGGGTAAACAGGCTTTACATGGTTGTTTATTTGGCCTTCGTCCTTGCAACCAGCAAAGAAGTTGTCCCTTATATCCTCAGTGGGGCGCTATTAGAAACCAGATTATAGACTTTCTAGAGAGCACAACCATATTGGATATTGCTTCCAAGGCAAGCCTCTCTTGTGGAGAAGAGGCGCCAGAAAGAAATAGTTCAAAACTTAATAAAGGTTAG
- a CDS encoding Hsp20/alpha crystallin family protein — protein sequence MPIEIEKEIEKIHKQIKYLMDTFSQQMMSIPTFFEQRWIPNMDVVETEHELIVIIDAAGLNKKEFNITLEGDILSIFGFRKERFQATNRKYHQVEIHYGPFERKYRLPVSVRTDAISATYKNGFLEIKLPKKKVTISKIIETKE from the coding sequence ATGCCTATTGAAATAGAGAAGGAAATAGAGAAAATCCATAAGCAGATCAAGTACTTGATGGATACATTTTCTCAACAAATGATGTCTATACCTACTTTTTTTGAACAAAGATGGATACCTAATATGGATGTGGTTGAAACTGAGCATGAATTGATAGTAATAATAGATGCAGCAGGGTTAAATAAAAAGGAATTCAACATTACTTTGGAAGGAGATATTCTGAGCATCTTTGGTTTTCGTAAAGAACGTTTTCAGGCTACAAATAGAAAGTACCATCAGGTAGAAATTCATTATGGTCCTTTTGAAAGAAAATATCGTTTACCTGTCTCTGTTAGAACAGATGCCATATCAGCAACTTATAAAAACGGCTTTCTGGAGATTAAGCTTCCTAAAAAGAAAGTAACTATCTCAAAAATAATTGAGACTAAGGAGTAA
- a CDS encoding phosphatase PAP2 family protein gives MEKLKISTETKTLISSKPIQLENWFKEPILSIFYIYLLSNLLFAFFEISRGTLLGQYYLHMELHCYLFQLIIRSSWLKRSLIIVSLLAIIEYFLKKRYKEETIFPLPRQWKKNLIINWFKWAVPFLFIIQTYFTLKLFGSVHNHHLPLWKWETPFWSLMQPVFSSLPAWVYRFLDFIYVPGWGAAHWLFLFGLISGNETFRKRLFGVYGLSLMVGGVLHYLFPAVSPIYVAKDYFNYLPDALISWKYHLHCLNQQTLFLTKGAEVFTFLKGKAITPIAAFPSFHVGYALQLFLLSRDFGKRWLIAISFFFLCFIIIGSLILGYHYLIDDVAGMIIVYLMYMLVKKA, from the coding sequence ATGGAAAAACTAAAAATATCTACCGAGACAAAGACATTAATTTCCTCCAAACCTATCCAACTAGAAAACTGGTTTAAAGAGCCTATTTTATCTATTTTTTACATATATCTTCTGTCTAACCTTCTCTTTGCCTTTTTTGAAATCAGTCGGGGAACCCTTTTAGGCCAATATTATCTACATATGGAACTTCATTGCTATCTGTTCCAGCTCATTATAAGAAGCTCTTGGCTTAAAAGATCGCTGATTATTGTTTCCCTGCTGGCAATTATAGAATATTTTCTCAAAAAAAGATACAAAGAAGAAACAATTTTCCCCCTCCCCAGACAATGGAAGAAAAATCTTATTATTAACTGGTTCAAATGGGCTGTCCCTTTTTTATTCATTATCCAGACCTATTTTACTCTCAAGCTATTTGGGAGTGTTCATAATCATCATCTTCCTTTATGGAAGTGGGAAACTCCTTTTTGGTCTTTAATGCAACCTGTTTTTTCTAGCTTACCAGCTTGGGTATATCGTTTTTTAGATTTTATATATGTTCCTGGTTGGGGAGCAGCTCACTGGCTTTTCCTTTTTGGATTAATTTCTGGGAATGAAACATTCAGAAAAAGATTATTTGGCGTTTACGGACTTTCTCTGATGGTAGGAGGCGTGTTACATTATCTTTTCCCAGCAGTTTCACCTATTTATGTAGCTAAGGATTATTTTAATTACTTGCCTGATGCACTCATTAGCTGGAAATACCATCTTCATTGTCTTAACCAACAAACCTTATTTCTCACTAAAGGAGCAGAAGTCTTCACTTTCTTGAAAGGAAAGGCCATTACTCCTATTGCTGCCTTCCCTAGTTTCCATGTAGGTTATGCCCTTCAATTATTTTTACTCTCGCGTGATTTCGGCAAAAGATGGCTCATAGCGATTTCCTTTTTCTTTCTCTGTTTTATTATTATAGGCAGTTTGATTTTAGGCTATCACTACTTGATTGATGATGTTGCCGGGATGATTATTGTTTACTTAATGTATATGTTAGTAAAAAAAGCATGA
- a CDS encoding PHP domain-containing protein, whose amino-acid sequence MFHQIKVKNKKQGLIDLHTHSTASDGSFKPREIVLLAKKIGLRAVALTDHDTVKGLDEFMQAGTENKLETVPGVELSAHFEKGTLHILGYFLDYKNPTLITKLKKFQQVRAERNPKIIKKLQALNIPITYEEVIAISGGGQIGRPHIAKVLLDKGIVNTFDEAFQRFLKKGGPAYVEKEYISPKECIEIILEVGGLPVLAHPFTLHLENRELEVFVKKLKTWGLEGIEIYYTEHTQEQINFYLYLAQRFNLCITGGSDFHGEQKKEIKLGFGYGNLRIPYSLLEKLKEVYYAKYRDRFIRNQKTRTKSL is encoded by the coding sequence ATGTTCCATCAGATAAAAGTTAAAAATAAAAAACAAGGTCTAATAGACCTTCACACTCATTCTACTGCCTCTGATGGTTCCTTTAAACCCAGAGAAATAGTGCTTCTGGCGAAAAAAATAGGATTAAGGGCTGTTGCCCTTACTGACCATGATACCGTAAAAGGCCTAGATGAATTTATGCAAGCAGGAACAGAAAATAAGTTAGAGACAGTCCCAGGGGTTGAGCTCAGTGCACATTTTGAAAAGGGGACACTCCATATTTTAGGTTATTTTTTAGATTATAAAAACCCGACCCTAATTACAAAATTAAAAAAATTTCAACAAGTTAGAGCTGAACGCAATCCCAAGATTATTAAAAAACTACAGGCTTTAAATATTCCTATTACCTATGAAGAAGTAATTGCTATTTCTGGAGGTGGTCAGATTGGTCGTCCTCATATTGCCAAAGTGCTTTTAGATAAAGGAATTGTAAACACATTTGATGAGGCCTTTCAAAGATTTTTGAAAAAAGGTGGCCCTGCTTATGTAGAAAAGGAATATATCTCGCCAAAGGAATGCATAGAAATCATTCTTGAGGTAGGCGGCTTGCCCGTGCTTGCCCATCCTTTTACTTTACATTTAGAAAATAGAGAATTAGAGGTCTTTGTTAAAAAATTAAAAACATGGGGGTTGGAAGGAATAGAAATCTATTATACCGAACACACCCAAGAGCAAATTAACTTTTATCTTTATCTTGCCCAACGATTTAATCTGTGTATTACTGGAGGCTCTGACTTTCATGGTGAACAAAAAAAGGAAATAAAATTGGGTTTTGGTTATGGAAATCTTAGGATACCATATAGTTTGCTAGAAAAACTTAAGGAGGTTTACTATGCAAAATACAGAGACCGTTTTATCAGAAATCAAAAAACAAGAACAAAATCTCTATGA
- a CDS encoding MBL fold metallo-hydrolase, with product MPEVIVIGSGTGVPSLNRASPAILLKTKNTFVLLDSGPGTLRQLLKVNITFSQLDLILYTHFHPDHITDLIHFLFASKYTPGFQRKTPVFIWGPPGFLEFYNKLKQAFGSWIEVSKDKITLAEIPPGSLWAYEDIYIQPFSTFHTPHSQGYCLHTEGKKIAYTGDTDFDLSLVDAVKDADLLICEASFPASQKVEGHLTPTLAGELARKANAKCLLLTHFYPECDAIDIGAECRQSFTGPLYLAQDLMHIEL from the coding sequence ATGCCAGAAGTCATAGTGATTGGTTCAGGTACCGGAGTACCTTCTTTAAATAGGGCATCCCCTGCCATCTTGTTAAAGACTAAAAATACTTTTGTCCTTTTAGACAGTGGACCTGGCACCCTTAGACAATTGTTAAAGGTCAATATTACCTTTTCTCAGTTGGATTTAATTCTTTATACCCATTTCCATCCTGACCATATAACTGATTTAATCCACTTTCTTTTTGCCTCTAAATATACCCCAGGTTTTCAACGAAAAACACCTGTTTTTATCTGGGGACCGCCAGGGTTTCTGGAATTCTATAATAAATTAAAACAGGCATTTGGCTCATGGATTGAAGTATCAAAGGATAAAATTACTCTAGCTGAAATTCCTCCAGGTTCTCTATGGGCCTATGAAGATATTTACATTCAGCCCTTTTCTACTTTTCATACTCCACATAGTCAAGGATATTGCTTGCACACAGAGGGGAAAAAGATTGCCTATACAGGTGATACTGACTTTGACCTATCTCTTGTAGATGCTGTTAAAGATGCAGATTTATTAATCTGTGAGGCTTCCTTTCCTGCTTCTCAAAAAGTGGAAGGTCACCTTACACCTACCTTAGCGGGAGAGTTGGCTAGAAAAGCAAATGCAAAGTGTCTCCTTTTAACTCATTTTTATCCTGAATGTGATGCTATAGATATCGGAGCTGAATGCAGGCAATCTTTTACTGGCCCTCTCTATCTAGCTCAAGACTTAATGCATATAGAATTATAA
- a CDS encoding DHH family phosphoesterase encodes MIFKSAKEKVKYLFETITSEDQILILIVPDPDSISSAWALKRILWRRVKTITIASIREIERIDNLTMVHLLKIPIELIAKVDISLYNKFALVDSQPQHFPTLEKISFDIIIDHHPIKKEITGRFVDIEPEYGATATLLTEYIRAARIKPSSRLATALFYGIKADTHNFTLRGTEKDIQSFRYLFKYINQTIVRKIETSEFRLELIPYFKKAFEVMEVDLAHHRIFVYLGKIKKPDVCVILADFLLRIYENSHSIVSGLCENNLIIVFRNSDYRKHAGRLAEKAFGEIGRAGGHKEMARVEIPLVNLKNTIGSVTNKVLKTYVLHQIKRAW; translated from the coding sequence ATGATTTTTAAGTCGGCTAAAGAAAAAGTAAAATATCTTTTTGAAACTATTACTTCTGAAGATCAGATATTAATTTTGATAGTCCCTGATCCTGATTCTATTTCTAGCGCTTGGGCCTTAAAAAGAATTTTATGGAGAAGAGTAAAAACCATAACCATTGCTTCCATTCGTGAGATTGAACGTATTGACAATTTGACCATGGTTCACTTGTTAAAAATCCCTATTGAGCTTATAGCAAAAGTGGATATTTCTCTGTATAACAAATTTGCTCTGGTTGATTCTCAGCCCCAACACTTTCCAACACTAGAGAAAATTTCCTTTGATATTATCATCGACCACCACCCTATAAAAAAAGAAATTACTGGAAGATTTGTGGATATAGAACCAGAATATGGAGCGACGGCTACATTATTAACTGAATATATACGAGCAGCTAGAATTAAACCTTCTTCTCGTTTAGCCACTGCCCTTTTTTATGGCATTAAAGCCGACACTCACAATTTCACCCTTAGAGGGACAGAAAAGGACATTCAATCCTTCAGGTATTTATTCAAATATATCAACCAAACAATTGTTCGTAAGATAGAGACTTCAGAGTTTCGCTTGGAGCTTATTCCTTACTTTAAAAAGGCATTTGAGGTGATGGAGGTAGATTTGGCTCACCACAGGATATTTGTTTATTTAGGAAAGATAAAAAAACCTGATGTCTGCGTTATTTTAGCTGATTTTCTCTTAAGAATATATGAAAATTCACATAGTATCGTTTCTGGTCTATGTGAGAATAACTTAATTATAGTTTTCCGAAATAGTGACTATCGTAAACATGCAGGAAGATTAGCTGAAAAAGCCTTTGGTGAAATAGGGCGGGCAGGAGGACATAAAGAGATGGCACGAGTAGAAATACCCTTGGTCAATTTAAAAAATACCATAGGTTCAGTAACCAACAAAGTTTTAAAAACATATGTTTTACATCAAATAAAAAGGGCATGGTGA